A single window of Trichocoleus sp. DNA harbors:
- a CDS encoding prepilin-type N-terminal cleavage/methylation domain-containing protein, with protein sequence MAKHSLFSQLKQIFHKRRDPKKGFTLIELLVVVAISGGILSGLTYIVVELMGADQREASRSETQRDMQSAMNYISAELQQAVFVYTGNYMTQLANYLPTSLTTNSTPVLAFWKYKPLPDSIKTSCAAAATNANAVPPAGAPCMTGQSYALVVYSLSTANQGNPWVGKSRITRYELSQFTSTGTAVSGYVSPTEVDNFDNWPMKQNASMQTARPTGSPDVLVDFVDNTANGGSCPANDSVRSYTTSPPTPQGFYACISTSTTANQQTTGAYQDVVLYVQGNASGKYGIRIPANQRTNSELLPALETRVLLRGVLWRTPEGS encoded by the coding sequence ATGGCGAAACACTCACTCTTTTCCCAATTGAAGCAAATCTTCCATAAACGACGTGACCCTAAAAAGGGATTCACGCTGATAGAACTGCTCGTTGTGGTTGCGATCTCTGGCGGTATTCTGTCAGGGTTAACCTATATCGTTGTGGAACTAATGGGGGCTGACCAACGGGAAGCTTCTCGTTCCGAAACGCAGCGCGATATGCAATCTGCGATGAACTACATTAGTGCAGAATTGCAGCAGGCTGTTTTTGTCTATACGGGCAACTACATGACGCAGTTAGCAAATTATTTGCCAACTTCCCTGACGACAAACAGTACGCCTGTCCTTGCATTCTGGAAATACAAGCCTTTGCCAGACTCAATCAAAACGAGTTGTGCTGCTGCGGCAACTAATGCAAACGCAGTACCACCTGCTGGAGCCCCTTGTATGACAGGCCAGTCTTATGCACTTGTTGTCTATTCTTTAAGTACCGCAAATCAGGGCAACCCGTGGGTTGGTAAGTCTCGGATTACTCGTTATGAACTAAGCCAATTTACAAGCACGGGCACCGCAGTCTCGGGTTATGTCAGCCCAACTGAAGTAGATAACTTCGATAACTGGCCCATGAAGCAAAACGCTAGTATGCAAACGGCTCGACCAACCGGTAGCCCTGACGTCCTCGTTGATTTTGTTGACAACACGGCAAATGGTGGAAGTTGTCCAGCCAATGACTCGGTTCGATCGTACACGACATCCCCACCAACTCCCCAAGGGTTTTACGCCTGTATTAGCACCTCCACCACGGCAAATCAACAAACGACTGGAGCTTATCAAGACGTAGTTCTCTATGTTCAGGGTAATGCTTCTGGTAAGTATGGAATTAGAATTCCTGCTAACCAGCGAACAAACTCGGAACTCCTGCCTGCGTTGGAAACAAGAGTCTTGTTGAGAGGCGTATTGTGGCGGACGCCTGAGGGAAGCTAA
- the cimA gene encoding citramalate synthase, whose protein sequence is MTLHSLPASRQPLWIYDTTLRDGAQREGLSLSLEDKLQIARRLDRMGIPFIEGGWPGANPKDVQFFWQIQEEPLTQAEIVAFCSTRRPGRKAEDDPMLQDVLTAGTSWITLFGKSWDLHVTEGLQTTLSENLAMIQDTIAFFRSQERRVIYDAEHWFDGYKQNPAYALQTLQAAIEGGAEWLVLCDTNGGTLPHEVGAIVREVVQFVEQGAGDQTGSQHSSSISHHPIPQIGIHTHNDSGTAVANAIAAVMEGAKMVQGTINGYGERCGNADLCTLIPNLQLKLGFDCVQPEQLVELTESSRFISEVVNLAPNDHAPFVGLSAFAHKGGIHVSAVERNPLTYEHIQPEAIGNRRRIVISDQAGLSNVLVKARSFGIDLNKEDPQCRQILQHLKTLENQGYQFEAAEASFELLMREALGQREQFFTIKDFHVHCNLAGGVDEWQSRSLATIKVEVNGQDILEAAEGNGPVSALDAALRKALTNFYPEIASFYLTDYKVRILDSTSGTSAKTRVLLESSNGYQRWTTVGVSGNIIEASYRAVVEGLEYGLMLQYQVKCALTPST, encoded by the coding sequence GCACAACGCGAAGGTTTATCCCTTTCTCTAGAAGATAAATTGCAAATCGCCAGACGGCTCGATCGGATGGGAATTCCGTTTATTGAGGGCGGTTGGCCAGGTGCAAACCCAAAGGATGTCCAATTTTTCTGGCAGATTCAAGAGGAACCACTCACCCAGGCTGAAATTGTGGCGTTTTGTTCTACTCGTCGCCCCGGCAGAAAAGCAGAAGATGACCCAATGCTGCAAGATGTTCTCACCGCTGGCACAAGCTGGATCACGCTATTCGGCAAATCCTGGGATCTGCATGTCACTGAAGGGCTGCAAACGACATTGAGCGAAAACCTGGCAATGATTCAGGATACGATCGCCTTTTTCCGCAGTCAGGAACGCCGAGTCATTTACGATGCTGAACACTGGTTCGACGGCTACAAGCAAAATCCTGCCTATGCGCTGCAAACGCTGCAAGCTGCGATCGAGGGGGGTGCAGAGTGGCTCGTCCTCTGTGATACAAATGGTGGAACGTTGCCTCATGAAGTAGGGGCGATCGTGCGTGAAGTCGTACAGTTTGTTGAGCAGGGCGCAGGGGATCAAACGGGATCCCAGCATTCGTCATCCATCAGCCATCACCCGATTCCCCAAATTGGCATTCATACCCATAATGATTCCGGCACTGCCGTTGCCAATGCGATCGCCGCTGTAATGGAGGGTGCAAAGATGGTGCAGGGAACCATCAATGGCTACGGGGAGCGGTGCGGCAATGCGGATCTCTGTACACTAATCCCAAACCTGCAGTTAAAGTTAGGCTTTGACTGTGTACAGCCAGAACAACTGGTAGAACTGACCGAATCTAGCCGCTTTATTAGTGAGGTGGTGAATCTAGCTCCGAATGATCACGCGCCCTTTGTTGGGCTGTCTGCATTTGCCCATAAAGGTGGAATTCATGTGAGCGCTGTGGAGCGGAACCCGCTAACTTACGAGCATATCCAACCAGAGGCGATCGGCAATCGTCGCCGGATTGTTATCTCTGATCAGGCAGGCTTAAGTAATGTGTTGGTGAAGGCGCGCAGCTTTGGCATTGATTTGAATAAGGAAGATCCGCAGTGTCGGCAGATTCTGCAACATCTTAAAACTTTGGAGAATCAGGGCTATCAGTTTGAGGCAGCCGAGGCAAGTTTTGAGCTGTTGATGCGAGAAGCACTAGGGCAGCGAGAGCAGTTCTTTACGATTAAGGATTTTCATGTTCATTGCAACCTGGCTGGCGGCGTGGATGAGTGGCAGAGCCGATCGCTGGCAACGATTAAGGTAGAGGTCAATGGGCAGGATATTCTGGAAGCGGCTGAGGGCAATGGTCCTGTTTCAGCATTAGATGCAGCGTTGCGAAAGGCACTGACCAACTTCTATCCAGAAATTGCCTCTTTCTATCTCACTGACTATAAAGTACGAATTCTCGACAGTACCTCTGGCACATCTGCCAAAACGCGCGTTTTGCTAGAAAGCAGTAACGGCTATCAGCGCTGGACAACGGTCGGTGTGTCGGGCAACATTATTGAAGCTTCTTATCGAGCTGTTGTAGAAGGCTTGGAGTACGGATTAATGCTGCAATATCAAGTGAAATGTGCTTTAACTCCTTCCACTTAA
- a CDS encoding GspH/FimT family pseudopilin has protein sequence MKRRIRQHSTKGFTLIELIVTVVIAGVLAAIAAPSWLSLVNGRRATAGRDEIMQVLQQTRSEAIRTRQAQSVSFNTAATPPTVLVNSGSARPIGLDSIQDQGLVNKLGLTVTGSTPTGGVTTITFDDRGNITTPIGAQGIKLTVSSPPTNGKKRCVIVQTLLGAMRTVNDDNSCN, from the coding sequence ATGAAACGTAGAATACGGCAACATTCAACGAAAGGCTTCACCTTAATCGAACTGATAGTGACGGTCGTTATTGCAGGCGTTTTGGCGGCAATTGCTGCTCCGAGTTGGCTGAGTCTCGTCAATGGTCGTCGTGCAACTGCCGGTCGAGATGAGATTATGCAAGTTCTCCAACAAACGCGGTCAGAAGCTATCCGTACTCGTCAAGCGCAAAGCGTTAGCTTCAACACTGCAGCAACTCCACCCACAGTTTTGGTTAACTCTGGAAGTGCTAGACCGATTGGACTAGATTCTATTCAAGATCAAGGATTAGTTAATAAGCTGGGGTTGACTGTGACAGGCAGCACTCCCACTGGAGGAGTCACAACCATTACTTTTGACGATCGAGGAAATATTACAACCCCGATTGGAGCACAAGGTATTAAACTCACAGTTTCTTCACCGCCAACCAACGGTAAAAAACGCTGCGTCATTGTTCAAACTTTGTTAGGGGCAATGCGAACGGTGAACGACGATAATAGCTGCAATTAA